One window of the Streptomyces sp. ITFR-21 genome contains the following:
- a CDS encoding MaoC/PaaZ C-terminal domain-containing protein: protein MTAGAPDSEPAPQIARTLLVSRTWRPDEVDLFMYSAVTWLTHRIHFDQRYARSEGYDGVLVHGPLQGSYLGQMLFDYADPRGGSLTGISYRHHRPVYCNDTLTCLAHAVAAETGPDGCVLRVELEIRDGRGTPATSGTATLDLPGGWDPAEAPANPPRPAVVESPEAG, encoded by the coding sequence GTGACGGCCGGCGCGCCGGACTCCGAGCCGGCCCCGCAGATCGCCCGCACCCTGCTGGTCTCCCGCACCTGGCGGCCCGACGAGGTCGACCTGTTCATGTACAGCGCGGTGACCTGGCTGACCCACCGGATCCACTTCGACCAGCGCTACGCCCGCAGCGAGGGCTACGACGGCGTGCTGGTGCACGGCCCGCTCCAGGGCTCGTACCTCGGCCAGATGCTGTTCGACTACGCCGACCCGCGCGGCGGTTCGCTGACCGGCATCTCCTACCGCCACCACCGGCCGGTGTACTGCAACGACACGCTGACCTGTTTGGCGCACGCGGTCGCCGCGGAGACCGGCCCCGACGGCTGCGTCCTGCGGGTCGAGCTGGAGATCCGCGACGGCCGCGGCACGCCGGCCACCTCCGGCACCGCGACGCTCGACCTGCCGGGCGGCTGGGACCCCGCCGAGGCGCCGGCCAACCCGCCCCGGCCGGCCGTCGTCGAATCGCCGGAGGCCGGCTGA
- a CDS encoding Zn-ribbon domain-containing OB-fold protein codes for MSALVPPPGTPLPNVDEPDFAPFWAGCRLGRLLLPRCAEGHLNWPPRPVCRTCRADITDWTQVPGRGRLFSWTVVHRTRLRGYADLTPYTVVIVALDQDPAIRLLGRCVRPPARPAQGMPMETEYVPAAEGVVLPFWRPAAESAPGAGEPASAEPPAPAGEPAPAAPPARTDH; via the coding sequence GTGAGCGCCCTCGTGCCGCCCCCCGGCACCCCGCTGCCCAACGTCGACGAGCCGGACTTCGCCCCGTTCTGGGCAGGCTGCCGGCTGGGCCGGCTGCTGCTGCCCCGGTGCGCCGAGGGGCATCTGAACTGGCCGCCGCGGCCGGTGTGCCGCACCTGCCGGGCCGACATCACCGACTGGACGCAGGTGCCGGGCCGCGGCCGGCTCTTCTCCTGGACCGTGGTCCACCGCACCCGGCTGCGCGGATACGCGGACCTGACGCCGTACACCGTCGTCATCGTCGCCCTCGACCAGGACCCCGCCATCCGGCTGCTCGGCCGCTGCGTCCGCCCGCCGGCCCGGCCGGCCCAGGGCATGCCGATGGAGACCGAGTACGTGCCGGCCGCGGAGGGCGTCGTGCTGCCGTTCTGGCGGCCCGCCGCCGAGAGCGCCCCCGGGGCCGGCGAACCCGCGTCCGCCGAGCCGCCCGCGCCCGCCGGCGAACCCGCGCCCGCCGCCCCGCCCGCGCGCACCGACCACTGA
- a CDS encoding FAS1-like dehydratase domain-containing protein — protein MDTTVPGAPATLITREAIRRFAVTLGTLNPIHHDVATARRRGFRDLVAPPFFFTTVGMSMGRLTTSDRLRADGMPLEDELTGRVVAGETSVRWYGPIVAGDEVSAHQELRSEQRKTGRSGPLTLFTYSKTYFVDDRLVVAETLVRIGR, from the coding sequence ATGGACACCACCGTTCCCGGCGCCCCGGCGACCCTGATCACCCGCGAGGCGATCCGCCGGTTCGCGGTCACACTCGGCACCCTCAACCCGATCCACCACGACGTGGCGACCGCCCGCCGGCGCGGCTTCCGCGACCTGGTGGCACCGCCGTTCTTCTTCACCACCGTCGGCATGTCGATGGGCCGGCTCACCACCTCCGACCGGTTGCGCGCGGACGGCATGCCGCTGGAGGACGAGCTCACCGGCCGGGTGGTGGCGGGCGAGACCAGCGTCCGCTGGTACGGGCCCATCGTCGCCGGCGACGAGGTCTCGGCCCACCAGGAGCTGCGGAGCGAGCAGCGCAAGACCGGCCGCAGCGGGCCGCTGACCCTCTTCACGTACTCCAAAACCTACTTCGTCGACGACCGGCTCGTCGTCGCCGAGACGCTCGTCAGGATCGGCCGGTGA
- a CDS encoding LLM class flavin-dependent oxidoreductase → MQLSVVLPGPVSDRLPEAAQESEKAGLYRLWTTESPGRDAVLRASVLLGATRTLAAGTGISFAFARQPLAAAGLAADAYELSGGRFSLGLGAGTRGQRRWYGVDFDHPAARMADYVRALRAIWAGDGRARYQGPFYDIDVPRVQLAGTPASRAGLKVYGGGLHPRMLRAVADSCDGVVLHPLAGGPRYLDDVVLPAIAAAPDRAPGFRLVVWCPLSVDFDAELARRRAAEQLAFYFATPSYRDVAGSAGYGAVADELVDRFNNGGAGFAELAPLIPDGMLDHFVVHGTPAQVADRLAARRTAWAERGVDEVALQIPAQSVTSDSLLDSIGQLAATVLPRFA, encoded by the coding sequence ATGCAGCTGTCCGTCGTACTGCCCGGCCCGGTGAGCGACCGCCTGCCGGAAGCGGCCCAGGAGAGCGAGAAGGCCGGCCTGTACCGGCTGTGGACCACCGAGTCGCCCGGCCGGGACGCGGTGCTGCGGGCCAGCGTGCTGCTGGGCGCCACCCGTACGCTCGCCGCCGGCACCGGTATCAGCTTCGCCTTCGCCCGGCAGCCGCTGGCGGCGGCCGGACTGGCCGCCGACGCCTACGAGCTGTCCGGCGGCCGGTTCAGCCTGGGCCTCGGCGCCGGCACCCGCGGCCAACGCCGCTGGTACGGGGTGGACTTCGACCACCCCGCGGCCCGGATGGCCGACTACGTGCGGGCGCTGCGGGCGATCTGGGCCGGCGACGGCCGGGCCCGCTACCAGGGGCCCTTCTACGACATCGACGTGCCGCGCGTGCAGTTGGCGGGCACCCCCGCCTCACGCGCCGGCCTGAAGGTGTACGGCGGCGGCCTGCACCCGCGGATGCTCCGCGCCGTCGCGGACAGCTGCGACGGCGTCGTGCTGCACCCGCTGGCCGGCGGGCCGCGCTACCTCGACGACGTGGTGCTGCCCGCGATCGCGGCCGCGCCGGACCGGGCGCCCGGTTTCCGGCTGGTGGTCTGGTGCCCGCTCAGCGTCGACTTTGACGCGGAGCTCGCCCGGCGGCGGGCGGCCGAACAACTGGCCTTCTACTTCGCCACCCCCAGCTACCGGGACGTCGCCGGCAGCGCCGGGTACGGCGCGGTGGCCGACGAGTTGGTCGACCGGTTCAACAACGGCGGGGCGGGCTTCGCGGAACTCGCCCCGCTGATCCCCGACGGCATGCTGGACCACTTCGTGGTGCACGGCACCCCGGCGCAGGTCGCCGACCGGCTCGCCGCCCGCCGCACCGCGTGGGCCGAGCGGGGGGTGGACGAGGTCGCCCTCCAGATACCGGCCCAGTCCGTCACCTCCGACAGCCTGCTCGACAGCATCGGGCAGCTCGCCGCGACCGTCCTGCCGAGGTTCGCGTGA
- a CDS encoding MBL fold metallo-hydrolase, translating into MSGGAGSATSRHDWTLPGLYEVADGVFRIPLPLPNDGLRAVNVYVVVDGGQLVLVDSGWALDAAVTELELRLKQLGFSGEAITRVLVTHAHRDHYTLATRLRRRYGSALALGAGERHYLRAVRDGSAQATRAARLRAHGATDLADRAARPAPRPDLAEWADPDDWLTAPGTVALRERELAVVATPGHTRGHVVFADHRHGLLFAGDHVLPHITPSLSVEPEPAALPLRDYLRSLRLTKTLPEMRLLPGHGPVTAGFHDRVDELLAHHDRRLRAALDVVRDRAGATTANTVATLLPWTRHNRTFAQLDPGNRTLAVLETAVHLDVLVEDGLLTTADRLGVRYYEPAGPHRPTTGED; encoded by the coding sequence GTGAGCGGCGGCGCCGGCAGCGCGACCAGCAGGCACGACTGGACGCTGCCCGGCCTGTACGAGGTCGCCGACGGCGTCTTCCGGATCCCGCTGCCGCTGCCGAACGACGGTCTGCGGGCGGTCAACGTCTACGTGGTCGTGGACGGCGGACAGCTCGTCCTGGTCGACTCCGGATGGGCGCTCGACGCGGCCGTCACCGAACTCGAACTGCGCCTGAAACAGCTCGGCTTCAGCGGCGAGGCGATCACCCGGGTCCTGGTCACGCACGCCCACCGCGACCACTACACGCTGGCGACCAGGCTGCGCCGCCGCTACGGCTCCGCCCTGGCGCTCGGCGCCGGCGAACGGCACTACCTGCGGGCCGTCCGCGACGGCAGCGCCCAGGCCACCCGCGCCGCCCGGCTGCGCGCCCACGGCGCAACCGACCTCGCCGACCGCGCCGCCCGCCCGGCCCCCCGCCCGGACCTCGCCGAATGGGCCGACCCCGACGACTGGCTGACCGCCCCCGGCACGGTGGCGCTGCGGGAGCGCGAGCTGGCCGTCGTCGCCACCCCCGGGCACACCCGCGGCCACGTGGTCTTCGCCGACCACCGGCACGGGCTGCTCTTCGCCGGCGACCACGTGCTGCCGCACATCACCCCTTCGCTGTCGGTGGAGCCCGAACCCGCCGCGCTGCCGCTGCGCGACTACCTGCGCTCGCTGCGGCTGACGAAGACCCTGCCCGAGATGCGGCTGCTGCCCGGACACGGTCCGGTCACCGCCGGCTTCCACGACCGGGTCGACGAACTGCTCGCCCACCACGACCGCCGGCTGCGCGCCGCCCTGGACGTCGTCCGCGACCGGGCGGGCGCCACCACGGCCAACACCGTCGCCACGCTGCTGCCGTGGACCCGCCACAACCGGACCTTCGCCCAACTCGACCCGGGCAACCGGACCCTGGCGGTGCTGGAGACGGCCGTGCACCTCGACGTACTGGTCGAGGACGGTCTGCTCACCACGGCCGACCGGCTCGGCGTCCGGTACTACGAGCCAGCCGGCCCGCACCGGCCGACGACCGGGGAGGACTGA
- a CDS encoding thiolase family protein, whose translation MVAVTGVGESAYSRRSGRSVQALAAAAGRAALRDAGLTAEDVDGVIPLGGSLFTEDLIAALGLPLQLTDATPPPGGNAAVTALRLATALIEAGRATVVLVILARNGSSAKRIDQRVGELPGPQFRRQLEHPHGWSTPAEWYAMICRRHMLEYGTTKRQLAAVALAANRYAQLNPRAMRFGRPLSYEDYRRAPMIAEPYQLYDCCLETDGAAAVLVTDEEHALRAGPRAVRLLAVETARPESPDDLTNRQDWQRVGLSHAAPAAYESAGLGPRDMDAAMVYDCFSFEVIHQLEAAGFCPPGEGGRFVASGALEPDGALPLNTHGGLLAEGHLGGLNHVIEAVRQLRGEAGAAQLAKARHIAVTGWGDWGDGSLAILGGTR comes from the coding sequence ATGGTCGCGGTGACAGGCGTGGGGGAATCCGCCTACTCCCGGCGCAGCGGCCGGTCGGTCCAGGCGCTGGCCGCCGCGGCCGGCCGGGCGGCACTGCGGGACGCCGGACTGACGGCCGAGGACGTCGACGGGGTGATCCCGCTGGGCGGCTCGCTGTTCACCGAGGACCTGATCGCCGCGCTCGGGCTGCCGCTCCAGCTCACCGACGCGACGCCGCCGCCCGGCGGCAACGCCGCGGTCACCGCGCTGCGGCTGGCCACCGCCCTGATCGAGGCCGGCCGGGCCACCGTCGTCCTGGTCATCCTGGCCAGGAACGGGTCCTCCGCCAAACGCATCGACCAGCGGGTCGGCGAACTGCCGGGCCCCCAGTTCCGCCGGCAGCTGGAGCACCCGCACGGCTGGAGCACCCCCGCCGAGTGGTACGCGATGATCTGCCGGCGCCACATGCTGGAGTACGGCACCACCAAGCGGCAGCTGGCCGCGGTCGCGCTGGCCGCCAACCGCTACGCGCAGCTCAACCCGCGGGCGATGCGCTTCGGCCGGCCACTGTCGTACGAGGACTACCGGCGGGCGCCGATGATCGCCGAGCCGTACCAGCTCTACGACTGCTGCCTGGAGACCGACGGCGCCGCCGCCGTGCTGGTCACCGACGAGGAGCATGCGCTGCGTGCCGGCCCGCGGGCGGTACGGCTGCTGGCGGTGGAGACCGCGCGGCCGGAGAGCCCGGACGACCTGACCAACCGCCAGGACTGGCAGCGGGTGGGGCTGTCCCACGCGGCCCCGGCCGCCTACGAGAGCGCCGGGCTCGGGCCGCGGGACATGGACGCGGCCATGGTCTACGACTGCTTCTCCTTCGAGGTGATCCACCAGCTCGAAGCGGCCGGGTTCTGCCCGCCGGGGGAGGGCGGCCGGTTCGTGGCGTCGGGCGCGCTGGAACCGGACGGCGCGCTCCCGCTCAACACCCACGGCGGCCTGCTCGCCGAGGGCCATCTCGGCGGCCTCAACCACGTCATCGAGGCCGTCCGGCAGCTGCGTGGCGAGGCGGGCGCCGCCCAGCTGGCAAAGGCCCGTCACATCGCGGTGACCGGCTGGGGCGACTGGGGCGACGGCTCGCTGGCGATCCTCGGAGGTACCAGGTGA
- a CDS encoding acetate--CoA ligase family protein, protein MKHGIAVVGASDHNFWSGHVRSNVGQSGYTGQVWPVNPNYETVGGVPAFASLSRIDGVIDAVVVAVAAHRCPDIVREAVGLGVADIVVVSDGFAERGPDGPGAALQRQLVDACQDGTRLYGPNCVGFADFRRDLRLIAEPIPAVTEPGAISIVSQSGALLSTLMAAVVEDGGSFDWCASLGNAARFDVARAIDYVCERGTTRSLIVYAETLGEDIPRLRAALTRARDENVAVVMLKAGRSAVATKIAYSHTASVAGDDAEIDAFLSSFGVLRVDSLEEMARVAVLAPLVRRDRGDGVAVIGSSGGQAAIAGDLAQRDRMKLARLTGDTMTLLRASAASGSFIENPFDLVGRPGARTTTDEIFEAVWSDPTVGFTLSPWSVIFPDDSPGRQVHRDSISLAVRTARRTGTPTVISALVNVPWTDWVLETRRANPGVAVVRGLENTIRALSRLFPDHRPAAGHAEPAAGPVAPAAAVTGEIEGRRVLAALGLPVVAGEVCGSAEEAGAATLRLTGPYVVKADVAGVAHKARLGLVVVGCEDRAAVEAAVKGFEETFKEHGIPASALAGYLVEEMATGTELLVGLTRSALGSFLTVALGGVAAGAGTAAGTVLLPAGEARIMELLGRHLPLPPQAPGFRAAAEAVARLCAAFDTAPLDAYRDIEVNPMMVAADRAAVVDALLVAREA, encoded by the coding sequence ATGAAGCACGGCATCGCGGTCGTCGGCGCCTCCGACCACAACTTCTGGTCGGGCCACGTACGCAGCAACGTCGGCCAGTCCGGCTACACCGGCCAGGTCTGGCCGGTCAACCCGAACTACGAGACGGTGGGCGGCGTCCCCGCCTTCGCCTCGCTGTCCCGGATCGACGGCGTGATCGACGCGGTCGTGGTGGCGGTGGCCGCCCACCGCTGCCCGGACATCGTCCGGGAGGCCGTCGGCCTCGGCGTCGCCGACATCGTCGTGGTCTCCGACGGCTTCGCCGAGCGCGGCCCCGACGGCCCCGGCGCCGCCCTGCAACGGCAGCTGGTCGACGCCTGCCAGGACGGCACCCGCCTCTACGGGCCGAACTGCGTCGGCTTCGCCGACTTCCGGCGCGACCTGCGGCTGATCGCCGAGCCGATCCCGGCCGTCACCGAACCCGGCGCGATCAGCATCGTGTCGCAGAGCGGCGCCCTGCTGTCCACCCTGATGGCCGCGGTCGTCGAGGACGGCGGCTCGTTCGACTGGTGCGCCTCGCTCGGCAACGCCGCGCGGTTCGACGTGGCCCGCGCCATCGACTACGTCTGCGAGCGCGGCACCACCCGCTCGCTCATCGTCTACGCCGAGACGCTCGGCGAGGACATCCCCCGGCTGCGGGCCGCGCTCACCCGGGCCAGGGACGAGAACGTGGCGGTGGTCATGCTCAAGGCCGGCCGGTCCGCGGTCGCCACCAAGATCGCGTACTCGCACACCGCGAGCGTCGCCGGGGACGACGCCGAGATCGACGCCTTCCTCAGCTCCTTCGGCGTGCTGCGCGTGGACTCGCTGGAGGAGATGGCCCGCGTCGCGGTCCTGGCGCCGCTGGTCCGCCGCGACCGCGGCGACGGCGTCGCCGTCATCGGCAGCTCCGGCGGGCAGGCGGCGATCGCCGGCGACCTCGCCCAGCGCGACCGGATGAAGCTGGCCCGGCTGACCGGCGACACCATGACGCTGCTGCGGGCCTCGGCCGCGTCGGGCTCGTTCATCGAGAACCCCTTCGACCTGGTCGGCCGCCCCGGCGCGAGGACGACCACCGACGAGATATTCGAGGCCGTCTGGAGCGACCCGACCGTGGGCTTCACGCTCTCGCCCTGGTCGGTGATCTTCCCCGACGACTCGCCGGGACGGCAGGTGCACCGGGACTCGATCTCGCTCGCCGTCCGCACCGCGCGCCGGACCGGCACCCCCACGGTGATCTCCGCGCTGGTCAACGTCCCCTGGACGGACTGGGTGCTGGAGACCCGCCGCGCCAACCCCGGGGTCGCCGTCGTGCGCGGCCTGGAGAACACCATCCGGGCGCTGTCCCGGCTCTTCCCCGACCACCGCCCGGCCGCCGGCCACGCCGAGCCCGCCGCCGGACCGGTGGCTCCGGCCGCCGCGGTCACCGGCGAGATCGAGGGCCGCCGGGTGCTGGCCGCACTCGGGCTGCCGGTCGTCGCCGGCGAGGTCTGCGGCTCCGCCGAGGAGGCCGGCGCGGCGACACTGCGGCTGACCGGCCCCTACGTCGTCAAGGCGGACGTGGCGGGCGTGGCCCACAAGGCGCGCCTGGGCCTGGTCGTGGTCGGCTGCGAGGACCGGGCAGCGGTCGAGGCCGCGGTCAAGGGGTTCGAGGAGACCTTCAAGGAGCACGGCATCCCCGCCTCGGCGCTGGCCGGCTACCTGGTGGAGGAGATGGCGACCGGCACCGAGCTGCTGGTCGGCCTCACCCGCTCCGCGCTCGGGTCGTTCCTCACCGTCGCGCTCGGCGGCGTCGCGGCCGGCGCCGGGACCGCGGCCGGCACCGTCCTGCTGCCCGCCGGGGAGGCGCGGATCATGGAGCTCCTCGGCCGGCACCTTCCGCTGCCACCGCAGGCACCCGGATTCCGGGCCGCGGCCGAGGCGGTGGCCAGGCTGTGCGCCGCGTTCGACACGGCGCCGCTCGACGCGTACCGCGACATCGAGGTCAACCCGATGATGGTCGCCGCCGACCGCGCCGCCGTCGTCGACGCCCTCCTCGTGGCAAGGGAGGCGTGA